A stretch of the Pseudomonas sp. ACM7 genome encodes the following:
- a CDS encoding FAD/NAD(P)-binding protein — translation MVKAPLHIGLVGCGSRGLSIFERLLSLAEERPEQPVVIDIFDPNVLGSGAHWPDQPDYLLLNTVAGQLGVFPDAAAFGNLADARERSGPDFLTWCRAQRLKVDPDSGLLAADGRDVEPQDFLPRHLLGAYLADAFAQFFATAPQWVSVNLHQQAVTAVERNDGQQYVLQSASGAAVTVDRLILTVGHTGRLQTADHKRVENIYPLPRSLDAIEPGETVLIEGLGLGAMDTLAALTSGRGGHYKRMADASHAYEPSGREPVIFIQSRDGLPFRTRPNGLIENPRHQAVLLTSARIEALRANAQNRQLDFEQDILPLMLLETRAAAVAVLHGQSGPEQVLAQLRAVSVAGSPGIVACEALLRDYEATCGSINPQALIWHALPDDVTPYNYHAWIYDTIEADLYESRLGRGESAIKAAIEVWRDLRDRLREAVDFDGLTDASHRQFYGRWHKAINRLVAGPQKERHADLLALCDAGLLTFLKPGSRPAIDNFRRVAGYVQGSGVTNSDSAPVRDLARLGLIRPRSNEPGIDGIDVDAACHPKSISGEPVRNIWVLGPLAEGSCYYNHYVTSAGAPSRLFMDAHRAATAILQAGTPA, via the coding sequence ATGGTGAAGGCGCCTCTGCACATCGGCCTGGTCGGCTGCGGATCGCGCGGGCTGTCGATTTTCGAACGCCTGTTGAGCCTTGCTGAAGAGCGCCCGGAGCAACCCGTCGTCATCGACATTTTCGATCCCAATGTGCTCGGTAGCGGCGCGCATTGGCCGGACCAACCGGACTACCTGCTGCTCAACACCGTTGCCGGCCAGCTCGGGGTATTCCCGGATGCGGCAGCATTCGGGAACCTTGCGGATGCGCGGGAACGATCGGGGCCGGATTTCCTGACGTGGTGCCGCGCGCAGCGGCTCAAGGTCGATCCGGACAGCGGCTTGCTCGCCGCCGATGGGCGCGATGTCGAGCCGCAGGACTTCCTGCCGCGTCATTTGCTTGGTGCTTACCTGGCTGACGCCTTTGCGCAATTCTTCGCCACGGCCCCTCAGTGGGTGAGCGTGAATCTGCATCAACAAGCCGTCACGGCTGTCGAGCGCAATGACGGTCAACAGTACGTTCTGCAAAGCGCCTCCGGGGCTGCGGTGACGGTGGACCGGCTGATCCTGACGGTCGGCCACACCGGTCGCCTGCAAACTGCTGATCACAAACGCGTTGAGAACATCTATCCGCTGCCTCGCAGCCTCGATGCCATTGAGCCCGGCGAAACCGTGCTGATCGAAGGTCTGGGACTGGGCGCGATGGACACCTTGGCGGCGCTCACCTCTGGACGGGGCGGACACTACAAGCGGATGGCCGACGCCAGTCACGCCTATGAACCGTCAGGTCGCGAGCCGGTGATCTTTATTCAGTCGCGGGACGGGCTGCCGTTTCGAACCCGTCCCAATGGCCTGATAGAAAATCCCCGCCACCAAGCCGTGCTGCTGACGAGTGCGCGCATCGAAGCCTTGCGCGCGAATGCACAAAACCGACAACTGGATTTCGAGCAGGACATCCTGCCGCTCATGCTGCTGGAGACGCGGGCTGCAGCCGTCGCCGTCCTGCACGGACAATCAGGGCCGGAGCAGGTGCTGGCACAACTCAGGGCCGTCAGTGTTGCGGGCAGTCCGGGGATTGTCGCTTGCGAAGCGTTGCTGCGCGATTACGAAGCTACCTGCGGCTCGATCAATCCGCAGGCGCTGATCTGGCACGCACTGCCGGACGACGTGACGCCTTACAACTATCACGCCTGGATCTACGACACGATCGAAGCTGACCTGTACGAATCGCGGCTTGGGCGTGGGGAATCGGCGATCAAAGCGGCCATCGAGGTCTGGCGCGATCTGCGTGACCGACTGCGCGAAGCCGTGGATTTCGACGGGCTGACCGACGCCTCGCATCGCCAGTTCTACGGCCGTTGGCACAAGGCGATCAACCGCCTCGTCGCCGGCCCGCAGAAAGAGCGCCACGCCGACCTGCTCGCCCTGTGTGACGCGGGCCTGCTGACGTTCCTCAAGCCCGGCTCACGACCTGCGATAGACAACTTCCGGCGTGTTGCCGGCTATGTCCAGGGCAGTGGCGTGACCAACAGCGACAGCGCGCCGGTGCGCGATCTCGCGCGACTGGGCCTGATCCGTCCGAGGAGTAACGAGCCGGGTATCGACGGCATCGATGTCGATGCGGCGTGTCATCCCAAGTCGATTTCGGGCGAACCGGTACGCAACATCTGGGTACTCGGCCCGCTCGCCGAAGGCTCTTGCTACTACAACCACTACGTCACCTCGGCGGGTGCGCCCTCGCGTTTGTTCATGGACGCCCATCGCGCGGCCACTGCAATCCTCCAGGCAGGTACTCCAGCATGA
- the sbnB gene encoding 2,3-diaminopropionate biosynthesis protein SbnB encodes MTTQTSIQPFHVVPGAVVKDILNGLRQEAIEIVAQTYLTHERGETVNPDSYFLRFPAEPANRIIALPAAIVDSEGDQSVSGIKWIASYPDNIKSGIPRASAVLILNEPDTGYPYALLEGALISAVRTAASAVLGAWWLNGQSRSAPRLSIIGGGVISRNILETFIADDWSFDSVGIHDLNLESAQALATFGEQLGLPDVRLLSLADALTADIVVFATSAGEPYVKGRGTFRPGQIVLNISLRDIGAEIIEESYNYFDDVTHCLKANTSPHLAEQKYGHRKFVTGTVAQLIRGDLQVATDKPLIYSPFGMGILDLAIGRMIHDIAVKDGSAVAIPSFFGEERRW; translated from the coding sequence ATGACCACTCAGACTTCGATTCAACCGTTCCACGTCGTTCCCGGCGCAGTCGTCAAGGACATACTCAACGGACTTCGTCAGGAAGCCATCGAGATCGTCGCGCAGACTTACCTGACCCATGAACGCGGCGAAACCGTTAACCCCGACAGTTACTTCCTGCGTTTTCCGGCGGAACCGGCGAACCGGATCATTGCCTTGCCGGCGGCGATCGTCGACAGCGAGGGCGATCAATCGGTCTCCGGGATCAAGTGGATTGCCAGTTATCCCGATAACATCAAGTCGGGCATTCCGCGCGCGTCGGCGGTGCTGATCCTCAACGAACCGGACACTGGCTATCCCTATGCCCTTCTGGAAGGCGCGCTGATCAGCGCGGTGCGCACGGCGGCGTCGGCGGTGCTCGGCGCCTGGTGGCTCAATGGCCAAAGCCGCAGCGCGCCAAGGCTGTCGATCATTGGTGGCGGGGTGATTTCCCGTAACATCCTTGAGACGTTCATCGCCGACGATTGGTCTTTCGACAGTGTCGGCATTCATGACCTAAACCTCGAATCCGCTCAAGCGCTGGCCACATTCGGCGAACAACTCGGCCTGCCGGATGTGCGGCTGTTGTCGCTTGCAGACGCACTGACCGCCGACATCGTGGTGTTCGCCACCAGTGCCGGCGAGCCTTATGTCAAAGGCAGAGGGACATTCCGCCCGGGGCAGATCGTGCTGAACATCTCGCTGCGTGATATCGGCGCAGAAATCATCGAGGAAAGTTACAACTATTTCGACGACGTCACCCATTGCCTGAAAGCCAATACCTCGCCGCACTTGGCCGAGCAGAAGTATGGTCATCGCAAGTTCGTCACCGGCACCGTGGCGCAGCTGATTCGCGGCGATCTGCAAGTCGCCACGGACAAACCGCTGATCTATTCGCCGTTCGGCATGGGCATTCTCGATCTGGCGATTGGCCGGATGATCCACGACATCGCGGTCAAGGACGGTTCGGCTGTCGCCATTCCATCCTTCTTCGGGGAGGAGCGCAGATGGTGA
- a CDS encoding glutathione S-transferase family protein encodes MKLFYQTHSPYARKVLVLAHELGIASNLEVIHHETSPTSPNEVIYKANPLGKVPVLMLPDDTALFDSIVICEYLDDLSDGPKLIPASGPERYKALRLQALAQGMCDVGIKLRWEVERRPEALRYPAYADGQAFKLKEAYRFIEEHVDLNGPITIGHIALATALDWIAFRQLSDFSAQARLTEWYQTFCERASMRATEYSGQTHD; translated from the coding sequence ATGAAACTTTTCTACCAGACGCATTCGCCCTACGCCCGCAAAGTACTGGTGCTGGCTCACGAACTCGGGATTGCTTCGAACCTGGAAGTCATCCACCACGAGACCAGCCCGACGTCGCCGAATGAGGTCATCTACAAGGCCAACCCGTTGGGCAAAGTACCGGTACTGATGCTGCCCGACGACACGGCGCTGTTCGACTCCATCGTGATTTGTGAATACCTCGACGACCTGAGCGACGGGCCGAAACTCATCCCGGCAAGCGGCCCCGAGCGCTATAAGGCGCTGCGCCTTCAGGCCTTGGCGCAGGGCATGTGCGATGTCGGCATCAAGCTGCGCTGGGAAGTCGAGCGTCGCCCGGAGGCCTTGCGCTATCCGGCCTACGCCGACGGTCAAGCCTTCAAACTCAAAGAGGCTTACCGCTTCATCGAAGAACACGTCGACCTCAATGGCCCGATCACCATCGGCCACATTGCCCTGGCGACTGCGCTCGACTGGATTGCCTTTCGCCAACTATCGGACTTTTCCGCTCAAGCACGCCTGACCGAGTGGTATCAGACTTTTTGTGAGCGCGCGTCCATGCGGGCGACCGAGTACAGCGGGCAGACTCACGATTAA
- a CDS encoding L-lactate permease, with amino-acid sequence MSSLLLQMSPIALVIALILIVRRPPVQAALAGVVLVLVLWALGAAGPVSTTITAAIFQDTTILFLSTACVIVPGLAFVILVERGGAPQAIGAWVKELGWTPPAQVIFIVLGLAPLLEAMTGFGVSLIATVPLLMGLFTRQSGMKIALAGMVIMPWGTLGLATVIGALLAHLPAETLGSHSALISAPVFLCLAAIAMWQGGIRTVSPWLGLIVVTALFVAVLFSINLWIGPEVSGVLAGLAVACVGLGISYAQRKKLVRWPSAAWPYLALLGVIVASRGLFVMSGWDALWIVKGEHVSWKPLASPGLALLIVTLLMAIKQSAAAGFPWRALFNRAKFPVTTIFLFLLLSQVMVNAGFLVEAQRTLQSLSGISLAPTIALLAGIAGYVTGSNVGGNTLVMPSIAALTSEHGAWLAAMVNSAAGHGALGSLSILSLITGLAGANRHEENNLIRFAFGLVALNIVIVAATGVVLLYFL; translated from the coding sequence ATGAGCTCTCTCTTGTTGCAAATGTCGCCGATCGCTCTGGTGATCGCATTGATCCTGATCGTCCGCCGGCCACCGGTACAAGCCGCGCTGGCGGGTGTGGTGCTGGTGCTCGTGCTGTGGGCATTGGGCGCGGCCGGGCCTGTGTCCACGACAATCACCGCGGCGATCTTTCAGGACACCACGATCCTGTTTCTCAGCACCGCGTGCGTGATCGTACCGGGGCTGGCCTTCGTCATCCTGGTCGAGCGCGGTGGTGCGCCGCAGGCCATCGGCGCCTGGGTCAAGGAGCTCGGCTGGACGCCACCGGCACAAGTCATCTTCATCGTGCTGGGCCTGGCGCCGCTGCTGGAAGCGATGACCGGTTTCGGTGTCTCGCTGATCGCTACCGTGCCCTTGCTCATGGGCCTGTTCACGCGTCAGTCGGGGATGAAAATTGCCTTGGCCGGCATGGTCATCATGCCATGGGGCACCTTGGGTCTGGCCACGGTGATCGGCGCGTTGCTAGCGCACTTGCCGGCGGAAACCCTTGGCAGCCATTCGGCGCTGATCAGTGCGCCGGTGTTCCTCTGCCTGGCCGCCATCGCCATGTGGCAGGGCGGCATCCGCACCGTCTCGCCGTGGCTCGGGCTGATTGTGGTGACGGCGCTGTTCGTCGCCGTGCTGTTTTCCATCAACCTGTGGATCGGCCCGGAAGTCTCCGGTGTGCTGGCCGGTCTTGCCGTGGCCTGCGTAGGTCTGGGCATCTCGTACGCGCAACGCAAGAAACTGGTGCGTTGGCCGAGCGCGGCATGGCCTTATCTGGCCTTGCTGGGGGTGATCGTGGCGTCGCGCGGGTTGTTTGTCATGTCGGGCTGGGATGCGCTGTGGATCGTCAAGGGCGAGCACGTTTCGTGGAAGCCATTGGCATCCCCGGGCCTGGCGCTGCTGATTGTTACCCTGCTGATGGCGATCAAACAAAGCGCCGCAGCGGGTTTCCCATGGCGCGCGCTGTTCAATCGGGCGAAGTTTCCGGTCACGACGATTTTCCTGTTCCTGCTGCTTTCTCAGGTGATGGTCAACGCCGGTTTCCTCGTCGAGGCACAGCGCACACTGCAATCGTTGTCGGGGATTTCCCTGGCGCCGACGATCGCCTTGCTGGCGGGTATCGCCGGTTACGTCACCGGTTCCAACGTCGGCGGCAACACCCTCGTCATGCCGTCCATCGCCGCGCTGACCAGCGAACACGGGGCGTGGCTGGCCGCGATGGTCAACAGTGCCGCCGGGCATGGTGCACTGGGGTCGCTGTCGATTCTGTCGCTGATCACCGGGCTGGCGGGCGCCAATCGGCATGAAGAAAACAACCTGATTCGATTCGCCTTCGGACTGGTCGCCCTCAACATCGTCATAGTTGCTGCAACGGGAGTCGTTTTGCTCTACTTTCTCTGA
- a CDS encoding PLP-dependent aminotransferase family protein: protein MDRFDLPDKRWRIVKDWIIRQIESGDWAAETKLPSIRTLARMFETSITTVQRALADLEADAYVSTVPRVGYFVSASGQAKPASGFDFSSVTVNINHAVVAMLSQAASRTTASLNSAVLHSDLTPNVLLNKCLSVLAGKADNSLTGLVAPPGLPALRRRIAGLMLTRGVVCGPDDILVTSGDTIALELALEAVAPRGATVAIETPTYYGILQTIERLGMRALPIRTHGKLGLDVDHLEEALKLKKVAVIFLNPTLQNPRGFIMPDETRARLSQIAREADVPIIEDDIFFDLVPETERPRAIKSYDTSGQTIYCSSFSKTIAPGYRVGWCLAGKYRNAILAQMFSRNLAVSSLAQNVLNEFIGRGYMEEHCARLRSQLSSLASFVEALVRTDFPSGTVYVPPRGGFIHWIEMPRHTDMPALQQLATERGCHVAGSGIFFADGHATTGVRICLGTALTPGVIEILKVIAECAHLAGRPSNVRQPLIEQQEEPALS, encoded by the coding sequence ATGGACAGGTTTGATTTACCGGACAAACGCTGGCGGATAGTCAAGGACTGGATTATTCGTCAGATCGAAAGTGGTGATTGGGCAGCCGAAACAAAACTGCCCTCGATCCGCACCCTGGCGCGAATGTTTGAAACCAGCATCACTACCGTTCAGCGCGCCTTGGCTGATCTGGAAGCCGATGCCTATGTGTCGACCGTCCCTCGTGTCGGCTATTTCGTCTCGGCCTCCGGGCAGGCCAAACCCGCCAGCGGGTTTGATTTCTCCAGTGTCACGGTCAACATCAATCATGCGGTGGTCGCGATGCTCTCCCAAGCGGCCTCGAGGACCACCGCGTCGTTGAACTCGGCCGTCCTGCACAGCGACCTCACACCGAATGTGCTCCTCAACAAATGCCTTTCAGTGCTGGCCGGCAAGGCTGACAACTCGCTGACCGGACTGGTCGCGCCGCCGGGCCTGCCGGCGCTGCGACGGCGCATCGCCGGGCTGATGCTGACTCGCGGCGTGGTCTGCGGGCCGGACGATATCCTCGTGACCTCGGGTGACACCATTGCCCTGGAACTGGCCCTCGAAGCCGTCGCGCCAAGAGGCGCTACGGTCGCCATCGAAACGCCGACCTATTACGGCATCTTGCAGACCATCGAACGCTTGGGCATGCGCGCCCTGCCGATCCGCACTCACGGCAAACTGGGCCTGGACGTCGATCACCTCGAAGAAGCGTTGAAACTGAAAAAGGTCGCGGTGATCTTTCTCAACCCAACCCTGCAGAATCCCCGTGGTTTCATCATGCCCGATGAAACGCGCGCACGACTTTCACAGATCGCGCGCGAAGCGGACGTGCCGATTATCGAGGACGACATTTTCTTCGATCTGGTGCCGGAAACAGAGCGCCCGCGCGCCATCAAGAGCTACGACACCAGCGGGCAGACGATTTACTGTTCGTCATTCTCCAAAACCATCGCACCCGGTTATCGCGTCGGTTGGTGCCTGGCCGGCAAGTACCGCAATGCCATTCTTGCGCAAATGTTTTCGCGCAACCTGGCGGTTTCCAGCCTTGCGCAAAATGTTCTCAACGAATTTATCGGGCGCGGCTACATGGAAGAACACTGCGCCAGGCTCAGGTCGCAACTGTCATCGCTGGCGAGCTTTGTCGAAGCGCTGGTGCGCACAGATTTCCCTTCGGGAACCGTGTACGTGCCACCGCGCGGAGGCTTCATCCACTGGATCGAAATGCCCCGGCACACCGACATGCCCGCACTGCAACAGTTGGCCACCGAACGCGGATGCCACGTGGCCGGCAGCGGGATCTTTTTCGCCGATGGCCATGCAACCACAGGCGTGCGCATCTGCCTTGGCACAGCGCTGACCCCTGGCGTGATCGAGATTCTGAAGGTGATTGCCGAGTGTGCGCACCTCGCCGGGCGACCGTCGAATGTGCGACAACCACTGATTGAGCAACAGGAAGAACCGGCGCTCTCCTGA